Proteins encoded within one genomic window of Tamandua tetradactyla isolate mTamTet1 chromosome 11, mTamTet1.pri, whole genome shotgun sequence:
- the NDUFA13 gene encoding NADH dehydrogenase [ubiquinone] 1 alpha subcomplex subunit 13: MAASKVKQDMPPLGGYGPIDYKRNLPRRGLSGYSMFALGIGTLLFGYWSIARWNRERRRLQVEDFEARIALMPLLQAEQDRRFLQMLRENLEEEAIIMKDVPDWKVGESVFHTTRWVPPTLGELYGLRTEEEILNANYGFTWYT, translated from the exons ATGGCTGCTTCGAAGGTGAAGCAGGACATGCCCCCGCTTGGGGGCTATGGCCCCATCGACTACAAGCGGAACCTGCCGCGTCGGGGACTGTCGG GGTACAGCATGTTCGCGCTGGGCATCGGGACCCTGCTGTTCGGGTACTGGAGCATTGCCAGGTGGAACCGGGAGCGCAG GCGCCTGCAGGTCGAGGACTTCGAGGCCCGCATCGCCCTCATGCCCCTGTTGCAGGCAGAGCAGGACCGCAG GTTCCTACAGATGCTGCGGGAGAACCTGGAGGAGGAGGCCATCATCATGAAGGATGTCCCGGACTGGAAG GTGGGCGAGTCCGTGTTCCACACCACGCGCTGGGTGCCCCCGACGCTGGGCGAGCTGTACGGGCTGCGCACCGAGGAGGAGATTCTCAACGCCAACTACGGCTTCACGTGGTACACGTAG
- the TSSK6 gene encoding testis-specific serine/threonine-protein kinase 6 yields MSGDKLLSELGYKLGRTIGEGSYSKVKVATSKKYKGTVAIKVVDRRRAPPDFVNKFLPRELSILRGVRHPHIVHVFEFIEVCNGKLYIVMEAAATDLLQAVQRNGRIPGAQARDLFAQIAGAVRYLHDHHLVHRDLKCENVLLSPDERRVKLTDFGFGRQAHGYPDLSTTYCGSAAYASPEVLLGIPYDPKKYDVWSLGVVLYVMVTGCMPFDDSDIAGLPRRQKRGVLYPDGLELPERCKALIAELLQFSPSARPSAGQVARNGWLRAGDSG; encoded by the coding sequence ATGTCGGGCGACAAACTCCTGAGCGAACTCGGCTATAAGCTGGGCCGCACGATCGGCGAGGGCAGCTACTCCAAGGTAAAGGTGGCCACGTCCAAGAAGTACAAGGGGACGGTGGCCATCAAGGTGGTGGACCGGCGGCGCGCGCCGCCGGACTTCGTCAACAAGTTCCTGCCCCGCGAGCTGTCCATCCTGCGGGGCGTGCGGCACCCACACATCGTACACGTCTTCGAGTTCATCGAGGTGTGCAACGGGAAACTGTACATCGTGATGGAGGCGGCCGCCACCGACCTGCTGCAGGCAGTGCAGCGAAACGGACGCATCCCCGGGGCGCAGGCGCGCGACCTCTTCGCGCAGATCGCCGGCGCCGTGCGCTACCTGCACGACCACCACCTGGTACACCGCGACCTCAAGTGCGAGAACGTGCTCCTGAGCCCCGACGAGCGCCGTGTCAAGCTCACCGACTTCGGCTTCGGCCGCCAGGCCCACGGCTACCCGGATCTGAGCACCACCTACTGCGGCTCGGCCGCCTACGCGTCGCCCGAGGTGCTCCTGGGCATCCCTTACGACCCCAAGAAGTACGACGTGTGGAGCCTGGGCGTAGTGCTGTACGTCATGGTCACTGGCTGCATGCCCTTCGACGACTCGGACATCGCCGGCCTGCCCCGGCGCCAGAAGCGCGGCGTGTTGTACCCCGACGGCCTGGAGCTGCCCGAGCGCTGCAAGGCGCTCATCGCGGAGCTGCTGCAGTTCAGCCCGTCGGCCAGGCCCTCGGCGGGCCAGGTAGCGCGCAACGGCTGGCTGCGCGCGGGGGACTCCGGCTAG